A genomic stretch from Desulfohalobium retbaense DSM 5692 includes:
- the pyrR gene encoding bifunctional pyr operon transcriptional regulator/uracil phosphoribosyltransferase PyrR, giving the protein MASTKTRQILSDGEFARTLERLAFEILERHDQSRRLALVGIQRRGVELADRLRRLLENRLGQEVPLGKLDINLYRDDWTTMESQPRISRTDIPFPVDDSQIILVDDVLYTGRTIRAALEAILDFGRPSRVELLVLVDRGHRELPIHADYVGKRLDTSKRERIDVLIQERDERDAVVLTEE; this is encoded by the coding sequence ATGGCCTCGACCAAGACGCGTCAAATTTTAAGCGACGGTGAATTTGCCCGGACCCTGGAACGGCTGGCCTTTGAAATCCTGGAGCGTCATGACCAGAGCCGGCGGCTCGCCCTGGTCGGCATCCAGCGGCGAGGCGTGGAACTCGCCGATCGGTTGCGGCGTTTGTTGGAAAATCGCCTGGGCCAGGAGGTCCCACTGGGCAAACTCGATATCAATCTCTACCGCGACGACTGGACGACAATGGAGTCCCAGCCGCGGATCAGCCGGACCGATATCCCGTTTCCCGTCGACGACAGCCAGATCATCCTTGTTGACGATGTCCTGTACACCGGGCGGACTATTCGGGCCGCCCTGGAGGCGATTCTCGATTTTGGGCGGCCCAGCCGTGTTGAATTGCTGGTCCTGGTCGATCGCGGGCATCGGGAGTTGCCGATCCACGCCGATTATGTCGGCAAGCGGTTGGATACCTCCAAGCGGGAACGGATCGATGTCCTGATCCAGGAACGCGACGAACGCGATGCTGTGGTTTTGACGGAGGAGTGA
- the sfsA gene encoding DNA/RNA nuclease SfsA, which translates to MELPPLTAATLLGRRKRFLADVRLDDGTECTAHCPNTGSMRACSEPGRRVYLSQHDNPKRKYPYTWELIDMGSGLVGINTQRTNKLVREGIETGRVPSLAGYTDCRPEVRTEDGTRLDFLWNGPDQPPLYMEVKNCTLVEQGRAAFPDAVTSRGQKHLVELIRLRREGAAAAIFFLVQRTDATWFEAAREIDPAYARLLHEAQEAGVAILAFDVHIQISRITLANAIPILTP; encoded by the coding sequence ATGGAACTCCCCCCGCTGACCGCCGCGACCCTGCTCGGTCGCCGCAAACGATTTCTGGCCGACGTCCGCCTGGACGACGGCACCGAGTGCACGGCCCACTGCCCCAACACCGGGAGCATGCGTGCCTGCAGCGAACCAGGCCGCCGCGTCTATCTCTCCCAACACGATAACCCTAAGCGCAAATACCCCTACACCTGGGAACTGATCGACATGGGCAGCGGCCTGGTGGGTATCAACACCCAGCGGACCAACAAACTCGTCCGCGAAGGCATTGAAACCGGCCGTGTCCCGTCTTTGGCTGGCTACACCGATTGCCGCCCCGAGGTCCGGACCGAGGACGGCACCCGTCTTGATTTCCTCTGGAACGGCCCCGACCAGCCGCCGCTCTATATGGAGGTCAAGAACTGCACCCTGGTCGAACAGGGACGGGCCGCTTTTCCGGACGCCGTGACCAGCCGGGGACAAAAACACCTCGTAGAACTCATCCGCTTGCGCCGCGAAGGGGCCGCTGCAGCCATTTTTTTCCTCGTCCAGCGCACGGACGCAACCTGGTTCGAGGCCGCCAGGGAAATCGACCCGGCCTACGCCCGGCTACTGCATGAAGCCCAAGAAGCAGGGGTTGCCATACTCGCCTTTGATGTCCATATACAGATATCACGCATCACCCTGGCCAACGCCATCCCGATCCTGACCCCGTGA
- a CDS encoding heavy metal translocating P-type ATPase: MDASTSTPHKGTFSITGMTCAACSSRIERTVNKMEGVQEASVNLAAETMQVSWDPVIVSAEDIVQAVKDAGFNAQPPSSHQQLQLGIRGMTCAACSARVEKALGKLPGVDQAQVNLAAETASVTLDPNKLRFADLQKAVADAGYEAVAMEDSDSAEDQRQQELLDRLHTMRQRLWVAVAFTIPLLIVSMGEMLGLPLPVWLSPQHAPLNFALTQFVLTVPVLWAGRDFYLHGFPNLYRLAPNMDSLIAVGTSAAFVYSTWNLLEIMIGNSPVSRAMDLYFESAAVILTLVSLGKYLENRSKARTSDAIKELMQLRPETATLVRGEELVSVPIQDVRPGDTLLVRPGERIPVDGTVVEGHSSVDESMLTGESLPVGKRIGDALVGGTYNAHGSLRMQADKVGKDTTLSRIIQLVQEAQGSKAPIASLADTVSLYFVPTVMAIALTAGLAWFFVGQTEFTFALRIFIAVMVIACPCALGLATPTAIMVGTGRGAQLGVLIKSGAALEMARKVGAVVFDKTGTLTFGRPELVHTDYMEQDGLDQTTIARLVAGVEQESEHPLAQALVRGLSQEEAILPRPDSFEAVPGKGIRSRIAEHDVLIGNAAFLRDEGIAGIDDPSSQETIRQQSDQGATPIAIAVDGRAAAIFGVADTVKDEASEVVHRLNDLGLKVIMLTGDNSRTARAIAERIGIDDVVAEVLPENKAAAIQDLQQQGHKVAMIGDGINDAPALAAADLGISMGTGIDVAIESGDVVLMQGRLTGVLDALELSRATVRNIKQNLFWAFFYNILGIPVAAGLLYAFGGPTLNPMIAGAAMAMSSVSVVTNALRLRFFQPSYAMR; the protein is encoded by the coding sequence ATGGACGCCTCCACTTCCACCCCTCACAAGGGCACTTTTTCCATAACCGGCATGACTTGTGCGGCGTGTTCCTCCCGTATTGAGCGGACCGTGAACAAAATGGAAGGCGTCCAAGAAGCGTCGGTCAACCTGGCGGCGGAAACCATGCAGGTGAGTTGGGACCCGGTGATCGTCTCCGCCGAGGACATCGTCCAGGCCGTGAAAGACGCGGGGTTCAACGCCCAGCCGCCCTCCAGCCACCAGCAACTCCAACTCGGCATCCGGGGCATGACCTGCGCCGCCTGTTCGGCGCGGGTCGAAAAGGCCCTGGGCAAGCTGCCCGGCGTCGACCAGGCCCAGGTCAATCTGGCCGCAGAAACCGCCAGCGTGACTCTGGACCCGAACAAACTCCGCTTTGCCGATCTGCAAAAAGCCGTGGCCGACGCCGGTTACGAAGCTGTGGCAATGGAGGACAGCGACTCCGCCGAAGACCAGCGCCAGCAAGAGCTTCTCGACCGCCTGCACACCATGCGCCAACGGTTGTGGGTCGCCGTCGCCTTCACCATTCCCCTGCTTATCGTGTCGATGGGCGAAATGCTCGGTCTGCCCCTGCCCGTGTGGCTCAGCCCCCAGCACGCCCCGCTCAATTTTGCCCTGACCCAGTTCGTGCTCACGGTGCCCGTCCTCTGGGCCGGCCGGGATTTCTACCTCCACGGTTTTCCCAATCTGTACCGGCTGGCACCGAACATGGACTCGCTCATCGCGGTGGGGACCAGCGCCGCCTTTGTCTACTCCACGTGGAATCTTTTGGAGATCATGATCGGCAACAGTCCGGTCAGCCGGGCTATGGATCTCTATTTTGAATCCGCCGCCGTCATTTTGACCCTGGTTTCGCTGGGGAAATATCTCGAAAACCGTTCCAAGGCGCGGACTTCGGACGCCATCAAGGAACTCATGCAGCTGCGGCCTGAGACCGCCACTCTGGTCCGCGGCGAGGAACTGGTCAGCGTCCCCATCCAGGATGTCCGGCCCGGCGACACCCTGCTCGTGCGCCCCGGGGAACGGATCCCTGTGGACGGCACGGTGGTCGAGGGGCACTCCAGCGTCGACGAATCCATGCTCACCGGCGAGAGTCTCCCGGTCGGCAAACGGATCGGCGACGCTCTGGTGGGCGGCACCTACAACGCCCACGGCTCCCTGCGCATGCAGGCCGACAAGGTCGGCAAGGATACAACCCTGTCCCGGATCATCCAGCTGGTTCAGGAAGCCCAGGGTTCCAAGGCCCCCATCGCCAGCCTGGCGGACACGGTCAGTCTCTATTTCGTGCCCACAGTCATGGCCATCGCCCTGACCGCCGGCCTGGCCTGGTTTTTTGTGGGCCAGACCGAATTCACCTTTGCCCTGCGCATCTTCATCGCCGTCATGGTCATCGCCTGCCCTTGCGCCCTCGGATTGGCTACGCCGACAGCAATCATGGTTGGCACCGGACGCGGCGCTCAACTCGGCGTGCTCATCAAAAGCGGCGCGGCATTGGAAATGGCCCGCAAAGTCGGCGCTGTTGTCTTTGACAAGACCGGGACCCTGACTTTCGGACGCCCCGAATTGGTGCACACCGATTATATGGAGCAGGACGGGTTGGACCAGACGACCATCGCTCGTCTGGTGGCCGGGGTGGAACAGGAGTCCGAGCACCCCCTGGCCCAGGCCCTGGTCCGAGGGCTGAGCCAGGAAGAGGCCATTTTGCCCCGCCCGGATTCCTTTGAAGCCGTGCCGGGCAAAGGTATCCGGTCCCGGATCGCAGAACATGATGTGCTCATCGGGAATGCGGCCTTCCTCAGAGACGAAGGCATCGCGGGCATCGATGACCCGTCCAGCCAGGAGACCATCCGCCAGCAATCCGATCAGGGCGCCACACCGATCGCCATTGCCGTGGACGGGCGAGCAGCGGCCATTTTTGGCGTTGCCGACACCGTCAAGGACGAGGCCAGTGAAGTCGTCCACCGTCTGAACGATCTCGGCCTCAAAGTGATCATGCTCACTGGAGACAACAGCCGCACGGCCCGTGCCATCGCCGAGCGCATCGGGATCGACGACGTCGTGGCCGAGGTTCTGCCGGAAAACAAGGCCGCCGCCATCCAGGATCTGCAACAGCAAGGGCACAAAGTGGCCATGATCGGCGACGGAATCAACGACGCCCCGGCCCTGGCCGCAGCCGATCTCGGCATCTCCATGGGTACCGGCATTGATGTGGCCATTGAATCCGGTGATGTCGTGCTCATGCAGGGGCGCCTGACCGGCGTACTCGACGCCCTGGAGCTGAGCCGGGCCACGGTGCGCAATATCAAGCAGAATCTTTTCTGGGCATTTTTCTACAATATTCTGGGGATCCCGGTCGCAGCCGGCCTGCTGTACGCCTTTGGCGGCCCGACTTTGAACCCCATGATCGCTGGGGCGGCGATGGCCATGAGTTCGGTCTCCGTGGTCACCAACGCCCTGCGACTCCGATTTTTCCAGCCCTCGTATGCCATGCGCTAA
- a CDS encoding IscA/HesB family protein — translation MIELTPGAKAQLDKHFTGQEEIPAIRVYMAAGUGGPRLALALDEQKETDDVATVEGYTFVADKNLMQSASPVTIDASPYGFSVTSPGIDMGGGGCSSCTSC, via the coding sequence ATGATTGAGTTGACACCTGGTGCCAAGGCCCAGCTGGACAAGCATTTCACGGGCCAAGAAGAAATCCCGGCCATCCGGGTCTACATGGCTGCCGGTTGAGGCGGCCCCCGGCTGGCACTTGCTCTGGATGAGCAAAAAGAAACCGACGACGTCGCTACAGTAGAAGGGTACACCTTTGTCGCGGACAAAAACTTGATGCAGTCCGCTTCACCGGTCACCATCGACGCCTCTCCCTATGGCTTTTCCGTGACTTCTCCCGGAATCGACATGGGTGGCGGAGGATGCAGCAGCTGCACCTCTTGCTAA
- a CDS encoding IscA/HesB family protein: MVELTPDAKAQLDKHFEGQESIPSIRVYMASSCSGPGLALGLDEKQETDDVFDVEGYSFVVDKSLVIAASPITIDAAQYGFSVSSNLEMTAGGGAGCSGCSGCG, encoded by the coding sequence ATGGTTGAATTGACCCCGGACGCCAAGGCCCAGTTGGACAAACACTTCGAGGGCCAGGAAAGTATACCATCCATCCGCGTCTACATGGCCTCGAGCTGCAGCGGCCCCGGCCTGGCGCTTGGACTGGATGAAAAGCAGGAAACCGACGACGTCTTCGACGTCGAAGGGTATTCATTCGTGGTCGACAAGAGCTTGGTCATTGCGGCCTCGCCGATCACCATCGACGCCGCCCAATACGGCTTTTCCGTTTCTTCGAACCTGGAAATGACCGCCGGCGGCGGTGCCGGTTGCAGCGGCTGCAGCGGCTGCGGCTGA
- a CDS encoding Fic family protein: MKRALQGHYVPISTTGITAQAFVPAPLPPHPDIKWSPELREKFDRALLALGRLDSVSLLLPDTSLFLYMYIRKEAVLSSMIEGTQSSLTDLLLFELDQDPGVPLDDVREVSNYVAAQEHGLRRLQEGFPLSLRLLREIHAVLLAQGRGSQQTPGAFRRSQNWIGGTTPNNAAFVPPPAEKMLACMNDFELFLHDHPWPTPVLLKAALAHVQFETIHPFLDGNGRLGRLLIPLLLCQGQVLQQPMLYLSLYFKTHRQYYYDLLNTVRTEGDWERWLDFFAEAVIVTATQAVETAEQLVGLAQKDEKAIKHLGRSAASTLLIHRALMEHPLTTSQWLVQKTGLSPATVNKSLRSLEQIGIVRETTGHKRNRVFSYHEYISILNRGTEILPE, encoded by the coding sequence ATGAAACGAGCACTCCAAGGGCACTATGTCCCCATTTCCACCACGGGGATTACGGCCCAGGCCTTTGTCCCAGCGCCACTTCCTCCCCACCCGGATATCAAGTGGTCGCCGGAGTTGCGGGAAAAATTTGACCGAGCGCTCCTGGCGCTGGGCCGGCTCGACAGTGTATCCCTTCTGCTCCCAGACACCTCGCTCTTTTTGTACATGTACATCCGAAAAGAGGCGGTCCTTTCGTCAATGATTGAAGGGACCCAATCCTCCCTTACTGACCTGCTCCTGTTCGAACTTGACCAAGATCCAGGCGTTCCTCTCGATGACGTTCGCGAAGTGAGCAATTATGTTGCCGCCCAGGAACATGGATTACGCCGCCTTCAGGAAGGATTTCCTCTCTCGTTACGCCTATTGCGAGAAATTCACGCTGTATTGCTGGCGCAGGGACGGGGAAGCCAACAAACCCCTGGTGCCTTCCGACGCAGCCAGAACTGGATAGGCGGGACCACCCCGAACAATGCCGCCTTTGTGCCTCCGCCTGCTGAAAAAATGCTGGCGTGTATGAACGATTTTGAACTTTTCCTCCACGACCACCCCTGGCCCACACCGGTTCTTCTCAAGGCCGCGCTGGCCCACGTCCAGTTTGAAACTATCCACCCTTTTCTGGACGGCAACGGTCGACTGGGACGGCTTCTGATACCCCTTCTTCTCTGCCAAGGCCAAGTACTCCAGCAGCCAATGCTCTATCTGAGCCTGTATTTCAAAACACACCGTCAATATTATTACGATCTCCTGAACACAGTACGAACAGAGGGCGACTGGGAGAGGTGGCTCGATTTTTTTGCCGAAGCCGTTATCGTCACCGCCACACAAGCGGTCGAGACAGCTGAGCAATTAGTCGGCTTGGCTCAAAAAGACGAGAAAGCAATCAAGCACTTGGGACGTTCTGCAGCAAGCACCCTGCTCATCCACCGTGCACTCATGGAACACCCCTTGACCACCTCGCAATGGCTCGTTCAAAAGACGGGTCTTTCTCCAGCCACTGTCAACAAGTCACTCAGGTCTCTTGAGCAAATTGGAATTGTCCGTGAAACGACCGGGCACAAACGCAATCGCGTATTCAGCTACCATGAATATATCTCGATCTTGAACCGGGGGACAGAAATTTTGCCTGAATGA
- a CDS encoding LysM peptidoglycan-binding domain-containing protein has product MRWSIPLVFALLGAILLSAAPARTAPRLFFNKNVDAPAGYQLYTVQAGDTLFRIMRGRGWDNAAIEHALPTIDRANPHIPDLDTLRPGQRIFLPPPRGEAPSAPGPTLPDSVSQVPYTVQPGDTVFTILRRRTNLPVRAIHRRYLDYFRQANPELDNIDRIYPGQQLRLPVPKPSPVASDAATNSTAPDPASPSPRASANATEPSTPTAAPTASPKSSNSTVTTPKRTPSDADLATAVGKGPQPGAGSQTTTGADSAPPPPNAAGAPLPEGPDAPRTTTDAASPTPAQTAAASSSESAPSQAEPNDAFYALAKQAGYQPVRGGTRYFPTDKGWLQIDTERTPLLKTPSGETLILVPGEDTQRYADAGLTPLSVPANWETEDALKALDRTDPELVQLWPRNRPLITHRRHLGLELRGKWIFVDKGQTPSRIYVLIDPQRQVSFETRVLAGLLQQRNIILSTWDAPSQELLPVQPPPQEQILVPHLRMAELRQEFGGRVPVSGMHARRHLFLPRSGAPIGITFRCRTLRRGQGPELIFPPGTDIYLPALLHLTGRPCWILGG; this is encoded by the coding sequence ATGCGCTGGTCGATCCCCCTTGTTTTCGCTCTCTTGGGAGCCATCCTCCTGTCAGCCGCTCCGGCCCGGACAGCGCCGCGCCTGTTCTTCAACAAAAACGTCGACGCTCCGGCCGGCTACCAACTCTACACCGTCCAGGCTGGGGACACATTGTTCCGCATCATGCGCGGTCGAGGCTGGGACAACGCCGCCATCGAACACGCCCTGCCCACCATCGACCGCGCCAACCCCCATATCCCGGATCTGGACACCCTCCGGCCCGGACAGCGCATCTTCCTGCCTCCCCCGCGAGGCGAAGCCCCTTCGGCCCCAGGCCCCACCCTGCCCGACTCTGTCAGCCAGGTGCCGTATACCGTCCAGCCCGGGGACACGGTCTTCACCATTCTGCGCCGCCGGACAAACCTGCCCGTGCGTGCCATCCACCGCCGCTATCTCGACTATTTCCGCCAGGCCAATCCTGAACTCGACAATATCGACCGCATCTATCCCGGTCAGCAACTGCGGCTCCCGGTGCCCAAGCCATCGCCCGTCGCCTCGGACGCAGCGACAAACAGCACAGCCCCCGACCCAGCGTCGCCATCTCCCCGTGCAAGCGCCAACGCCACCGAGCCTTCCACGCCGACTGCCGCCCCTACAGCTTCGCCCAAGAGTTCAAACAGCACGGTCACAACACCCAAGAGAACACCCTCCGACGCCGACCTGGCCACCGCCGTGGGCAAGGGGCCGCAACCCGGAGCCGGTTCACAAACGACGACCGGTGCAGACTCGGCGCCACCTCCGCCCAATGCAGCCGGCGCGCCCCTGCCAGAAGGCCCTGACGCACCCCGCACCACCACGGACGCCGCTTCGCCCACTCCGGCTCAAACTGCTGCCGCTAGCTCGTCCGAGTCTGCACCTTCCCAGGCTGAGCCCAACGACGCTTTTTATGCCCTGGCCAAACAGGCTGGCTACCAGCCCGTTCGCGGCGGGACTCGATACTTCCCCACTGACAAAGGCTGGCTGCAAATCGACACCGAGCGCACTCCGCTTCTCAAGACCCCCTCCGGGGAGACCCTCATCCTCGTCCCCGGAGAGGATACCCAACGCTATGCAGACGCCGGTCTGACGCCCCTTTCTGTTCCCGCCAACTGGGAGACCGAAGACGCCCTCAAAGCCCTGGACCGGACCGATCCTGAACTGGTCCAGCTCTGGCCGCGCAACAGACCGCTTATCACTCACCGCCGCCACCTCGGCCTGGAACTGCGCGGCAAATGGATCTTTGTCGACAAGGGACAGACCCCGTCGCGCATCTACGTCCTGATCGATCCCCAGCGCCAGGTGAGTTTCGAAACCCGAGTCCTGGCCGGGCTGCTCCAACAACGCAACATCATTCTCAGCACATGGGACGCCCCTTCCCAGGAACTCCTGCCGGTCCAGCCGCCGCCCCAAGAGCAGATCCTCGTCCCCCACCTGCGCATGGCCGAATTGCGGCAGGAATTCGGCGGACGGGTCCCCGTGTCCGGGATGCACGCCCGGCGCCACCTCTTTCTGCCCCGATCGGGTGCCCCTATCGGCATCACCTTTCGCTGCCGCACCCTGCGCCGCGGCCAGGGCCCGGAGCTGATCTTTCCCCCCGGGACCGATATCTACCTCCCGGCCCTGCTCCACCTCACCGGCCGCCCGTGCTGGATCTTGGGAGGGTGA
- a CDS encoding FG-GAP-like repeat-containing protein — translation MRRHIQVLFWALVLILCTALPVQAAVKSYTVLPFAIHGPQEYRYLSEGIRSMLVSRLGWEDNFESTPADSTTATAKDITSQDAASALRQKIGTDYLVWGSATIMGEQASLDASMLGPETTTTKTRQTALDDLIPAMEEIANELSNEVFGKPEAEQTEPEQAQTQQSGPTNPNFVVNESSEGDYYLNPQFEYQGSPNTPGRWRSQSLNFEAIGMITGDADSDGTTEVFILTDHTVGAYRIKDRRLAPIAEYDVGHRIQCLNINLIDTNRDGYQEIVVSAKMDEFLRSFILNFKNDQLEVKEEKIDLYLNVLRTPPTFTKTLVGQKKGNGRLFDHNNVHQVTKMNGEYQLGSKLTVPDIGNIFNFCYLPQKDGYKIVAVDFRDNLRVYNESANFQSSTDGSYAATGLGLEKNEAMLGMDQQKDRGGYTAKFFYVPARLVPSDMDEDGNAELLVNRAVSVSAQFFQRYRNFPQGSLQALAWDGIGMNLVWKTRIIKGSVIDYGLEDVDGDGGQELYACVITHPGATGLQKKRSLMLSYDLDKNGNTPQAAQDSAN, via the coding sequence ATGCGCCGTCATATTCAAGTCCTCTTCTGGGCACTTGTGCTGATCCTGTGCACCGCCCTGCCCGTGCAGGCCGCTGTCAAATCCTATACTGTGCTGCCGTTCGCCATCCACGGCCCCCAGGAATACCGCTACCTCTCCGAGGGCATCCGCTCCATGCTCGTCTCCCGCCTGGGCTGGGAGGACAACTTCGAATCCACACCAGCGGACAGCACCACTGCAACGGCCAAGGATATCACCAGTCAGGACGCTGCCAGCGCCCTGCGCCAGAAAATCGGCACCGACTACCTTGTCTGGGGCAGCGCGACCATCATGGGCGAGCAGGCCAGCCTGGATGCCTCCATGCTCGGCCCGGAAACCACGACCACCAAGACCCGCCAGACTGCACTGGACGACCTCATTCCGGCCATGGAAGAGATCGCCAATGAACTCAGCAACGAAGTCTTCGGCAAACCGGAAGCGGAACAGACCGAGCCCGAACAGGCCCAGACCCAGCAATCCGGGCCCACCAACCCGAATTTCGTGGTCAACGAGTCCAGTGAAGGCGATTATTACCTCAACCCGCAGTTCGAATACCAGGGTTCTCCCAACACCCCCGGACGCTGGCGCTCGCAATCGCTCAATTTCGAAGCCATCGGCATGATCACTGGCGACGCGGACAGCGACGGCACCACCGAGGTTTTCATCCTCACCGACCACACCGTCGGCGCCTACCGCATCAAGGACCGCCGCCTGGCCCCCATTGCTGAATACGACGTCGGCCACCGCATCCAATGCCTGAACATCAATCTCATCGACACCAACCGCGACGGTTATCAGGAAATCGTGGTCTCGGCCAAAATGGACGAATTCCTCCGCTCCTTCATCCTCAATTTCAAAAACGACCAGTTGGAAGTCAAAGAGGAAAAAATCGATCTTTATCTCAATGTCCTGCGCACCCCGCCCACCTTCACCAAAACCCTGGTTGGCCAGAAGAAGGGCAACGGACGCTTGTTTGACCACAACAACGTCCATCAGGTGACCAAGATGAACGGCGAGTATCAACTCGGCTCCAAACTGACCGTCCCGGACATCGGCAATATCTTCAACTTTTGCTATCTGCCTCAAAAAGACGGTTACAAGATTGTGGCCGTAGACTTCCGCGACAACCTTCGGGTCTACAACGAATCTGCCAACTTCCAGTCTTCCACAGACGGCTCCTACGCCGCCACCGGCCTGGGCCTGGAAAAAAACGAGGCCATGCTCGGCATGGACCAACAAAAGGACCGCGGCGGCTACACTGCCAAGTTCTTTTACGTTCCAGCCCGCCTCGTTCCCTCGGACATGGATGAAGACGGCAACGCCGAACTCCTGGTCAACCGCGCCGTCTCCGTATCCGCCCAGTTCTTCCAACGCTACCGGAACTTTCCCCAGGGCTCGCTCCAGGCGTTGGCCTGGGATGGCATCGGCATGAACCTCGTCTGGAAGACCCGAATCATCAAAGGCTCGGTCATTGACTACGGGTTAGAGGACGTCGACGGCGACGGCGGGCAGGAACTCTACGCCTGCGTCATCACCCACCCCGGCGCCACAGGGCTCCAGAAGAAACGGAGTCTGATGTTGAGCTACGACTTGGACAAAAATGGCAACACACCCCAAGCGGCCCAGGACAGCGCAAACTAA
- a CDS encoding outer membrane homotrimeric porin, with translation MKRIALLALVAVFVLGMAGSASALHLQQGEAGEAGGGTAYMNIYGHVANYAYWENNTDFNDNEYDSADFFGETDWYLGFEIAQSENLKAFIQLYQEQDWGVGPGEAGEDSTENLKIEHAYLDFMVPNTDIRVKGGDFGFQLPGAGGDNVFDDTANGIQVSMPFNDMVGLTAGYAMLDQQGSAWNATDAGDDNEFTAQTSAVYAVLPITMDGVAFNPYFMFAESDIGEESGSLVPFYDEDGSPFGEIDDHTAYWYGFNGQVTMFDPITIGADFIYGTSSVETKDNFTVEGEDAEDAAERAGWFTQITADYKMDMFTPGVVFFYGSGDDDDPSDGSEMLPTVVSNYKPFNAVDDFGNGYVTNADGDTQAEVGAGLWALAFQLKDISFIEKLSHDLTIGYVAGTSDKEAADFYGDSFMTEEDSMWTVEFDNSYQVYENLSAGLFFAYTKADYDEDLGDRGDDFADDAYTTMEASLSYSF, from the coding sequence ATGAAACGCATTGCATTGCTCGCCTTGGTCGCGGTTTTCGTACTGGGCATGGCTGGCAGCGCCTCCGCCCTGCACCTGCAGCAGGGTGAAGCCGGCGAAGCCGGTGGTGGCACCGCCTACATGAACATTTACGGCCACGTGGCCAACTACGCTTACTGGGAAAACAACACTGACTTTAACGACAACGAATATGATTCTGCCGATTTCTTTGGAGAAACCGACTGGTACCTCGGCTTTGAAATTGCTCAAAGCGAAAACCTGAAAGCCTTCATCCAACTCTACCAAGAACAAGACTGGGGTGTTGGACCAGGTGAAGCCGGCGAAGATAGCACCGAAAATTTGAAAATTGAACACGCCTACTTGGATTTCATGGTCCCGAATACGGACATTCGTGTAAAAGGCGGTGATTTTGGTTTTCAACTCCCTGGAGCCGGTGGGGACAACGTGTTTGATGACACCGCCAATGGCATCCAGGTTTCCATGCCGTTTAATGACATGGTTGGACTGACCGCCGGTTACGCCATGTTGGATCAGCAAGGATCTGCCTGGAACGCGACTGATGCTGGCGATGACAATGAATTCACCGCGCAAACAAGTGCTGTGTACGCAGTATTGCCCATCACCATGGATGGCGTTGCCTTCAATCCGTATTTCATGTTCGCTGAGTCTGACATTGGCGAAGAATCTGGCAGTTTAGTGCCGTTCTATGACGAAGACGGAAGCCCTTTTGGGGAAATTGATGATCACACCGCCTATTGGTATGGTTTTAACGGCCAAGTGACCATGTTTGATCCTATCACCATTGGTGCGGATTTCATTTATGGAACATCCAGTGTTGAAACTAAAGATAATTTCACTGTAGAAGGTGAAGATGCTGAAGACGCCGCCGAACGTGCTGGCTGGTTCACTCAAATCACTGCTGACTACAAAATGGACATGTTTACTCCTGGAGTAGTGTTCTTCTACGGAAGCGGCGATGATGATGATCCGAGCGATGGTAGTGAAATGTTGCCCACCGTTGTGTCTAACTATAAGCCGTTTAACGCTGTAGACGACTTTGGTAACGGCTATGTTACTAACGCCGATGGAGACACACAGGCTGAAGTTGGTGCCGGCCTTTGGGCTTTGGCTTTTCAACTGAAAGACATCTCTTTTATCGAGAAACTTTCTCACGATCTGACCATTGGTTATGTTGCAGGCACCTCCGACAAAGAAGCTGCTGACTTCTATGGTGACAGTTTCATGACCGAAGAAGACTCCATGTGGACCGTTGAATTCGATAACTCCTACCAGGTTTACGAAAATCTGTCCGCTGGCCTGTTCTTTGCCTACACCAAGGCCGACTACGACGAAGATCTTGGTGACCGTGGCGATGACTTCGCTGACGATGCCTACACCACAATGGAAGCCAGCTTGAGCTATAGCTTCTAG